One Thomasclavelia spiroformis DSM 1552 DNA window includes the following coding sequences:
- a CDS encoding DUF885 domain-containing protein, which yields MKNYKKVISVVLGLLLAFNVVGCSNTKDTTSTKNDSKEFDAYIEKLPTKLLGDNDMNLEFTFENPSNYGFEEELLELPCSDEEDYKESKKESDKILKELKEFDYYKLSKDQQLTYDILVDYLERGEYHYKYYDLDNNYLGSFISFQAQLPLLLSEYTFERQNDLDSYFNMLESAQETFLEYAEIEKERQENKSGLPKNILEKTIEQCQNYTANTDTYLIERINQRIDEVEFLNDEQKTEAKQKNEQLISVNLKNAYLSLEEELKKITPTNTENQGLYFSPNGKEYYEDMLKGEVGTDMSVAEVKEYLQNKMLEVYQEMTTLIQENPDLANMTNLNDVKYSDFTSVSETLDYLKTAINTDFPKIDNLNYEIITVPDAWKDNFSPAAYLQGKIDAPIDTPELIYINGEYSQSLFGTIEHEGYPGHMYQHTYFKQQKNIPTVRYLMDYNGYSEGWATYVEWNGYKYAPVEDKDVLHLLSLNDKFTSIVIGLMDIGIHYDGWTYEDYKNYWKENFNIDDEEVMLEQYNLFIETPTNYLQYYLSGFLFEDLYNNASKELGDKFSAVDFHEVILSTGPAPFKILEKQVNKYINSNK from the coding sequence AAGTTATATCGGTAGTTTTGGGTTTACTATTAGCATTTAATGTTGTTGGATGTAGTAATACTAAAGACACTACTAGTACTAAAAATGATTCAAAAGAATTTGATGCTTATATAGAAAAATTGCCTACTAAATTACTTGGTGATAATGATATGAATTTGGAGTTTACATTTGAAAATCCAAGTAATTATGGTTTTGAAGAAGAATTATTGGAACTTCCATGTAGCGATGAAGAGGATTATAAAGAAAGTAAAAAAGAAAGTGATAAAATTTTAAAAGAATTAAAGGAATTTGATTATTATAAACTATCTAAAGATCAACAGTTAACATATGATATTTTAGTAGATTATTTAGAAAGAGGAGAATATCATTATAAATATTATGATTTAGATAATAATTATTTAGGAAGTTTTATTAGCTTTCAAGCACAATTACCATTACTTTTAAGTGAGTATACGTTCGAACGTCAAAATGATTTAGATAGTTATTTTAATATGTTAGAAAGTGCTCAGGAAACTTTTTTAGAATATGCTGAAATTGAAAAAGAACGTCAAGAAAATAAAAGTGGGTTACCTAAAAATATTTTAGAAAAAACAATCGAGCAATGTCAAAATTATACGGCTAATACAGACACTTATTTAATTGAAAGAATTAATCAAAGAATTGATGAAGTAGAATTTTTAAATGATGAACAAAAAACTGAAGCAAAACAAAAAAATGAACAATTAATATCGGTTAATTTAAAGAATGCATATCTTAGTTTAGAAGAAGAATTAAAGAAAATAACACCAACTAATACAGAAAATCAAGGATTATATTTTAGTCCTAATGGAAAAGAATATTATGAAGATATGCTTAAAGGTGAAGTTGGAACTGATATGAGTGTTGCAGAGGTTAAAGAATATCTTCAAAATAAAATGCTTGAAGTTTACCAAGAAATGACAACATTGATACAAGAAAATCCAGATTTGGCTAATATGACAAATTTAAATGATGTAAAATATTCAGACTTCACTTCAGTATCAGAAACATTAGATTATTTAAAAACAGCAATAAATACAGATTTTCCTAAAATTGATAATTTAAATTATGAAATTATTACAGTACCTGATGCATGGAAGGATAATTTCTCACCAGCAGCTTATTTACAAGGAAAAATAGATGCACCAATTGATACACCAGAATTAATCTATATAAATGGTGAATATTCACAAAGTTTGTTTGGAACAATTGAACATGAAGGATATCCAGGGCATATGTATCAACATACGTATTTTAAACAACAAAAGAATATTCCAACAGTAAGATATTTAATGGATTATAATGGATATAGTGAAGGCTGGGCAACATATGTAGAATGGAATGGTTATAAGTATGCTCCAGTAGAAGATAAAGATGTGTTGCATCTTTTAAGTTTAAATGATAAATTTACATCAATTGTGATTGGTTTAATGGATATTGGAATTCATTATGATGGATGGACATATGAGGATTATAAGAATTACTGGAAAGAAAATTTTAATATTGATGATGAAGAAGTTATGTTAGAACAATATAATTTGTTTATTGAAACACCTACAAATTATTTACAATATTATTTATCTGGATTCTTATTTGAGGATCTATATAATAATGCAAGTAAAGAATTAGGGGATAAATTTTCAGCAGTAGATTTTCATGAAGTAATTTTATCTACAGGTCCTGCGCCATTTAAGATTTTAGAAAAACAAGTAAATAAATATATTAATTCAAATAAATAG
- a CDS encoding M15 family metallopeptidase has product MLHRKRRVSRENIIVIIGILVILMGFVFFNFERINLFLKGYSFSEQSVILNLDDETVKRFLNNSELIDIKSWNDIDNDKHYLEYQKYQEYKKQLSKKEVIGYIDTFYDKYYKKLIKLNYTYDQMISLMKHALINDFQILIDNNYSYSKIQPYLNINGITFKDISKYISSNKEPIAPDCNNKKLRKDAAKALEEMYQDALKKGYHLVLNSGYRSYESQMEIYEEYFRKYDKITASKLVSKPGSSEHQLGLGVNLTSQSVVDKKRMVFGDSDEYKWVVKNAHKYGFILRYPKDRSSFTGIVNEPWHFRYVGKKIAKIIYDNDWILEDYILKYGFDYELKMIR; this is encoded by the coding sequence ATGTTACATAGAAAAAGAAGAGTATCGAGAGAAAATATTATTGTTATTATTGGGATTTTAGTTATTTTAATGGGATTTGTTTTCTTTAATTTTGAACGAATTAATTTATTTTTAAAGGGTTATTCATTTAGTGAACAGAGTGTTATTTTAAATTTAGATGATGAAACAGTTAAACGTTTTTTGAATAATAGTGAATTGATTGATATTAAATCGTGGAATGATATTGATAATGATAAACATTATCTAGAATATCAAAAATATCAAGAATATAAAAAACAATTATCAAAAAAAGAAGTGATTGGATATATTGATACATTTTATGATAAATACTATAAAAAATTAATTAAATTAAATTATACTTATGATCAAATGATTTCATTAATGAAACATGCTTTAATTAATGACTTTCAAATATTAATTGATAATAACTATAGTTATTCAAAAATACAGCCATATTTAAATATAAATGGAATAACATTTAAAGATATAAGCAAATACATATCATCAAATAAAGAACCAATTGCACCTGATTGTAATAATAAAAAATTACGTAAAGATGCAGCTAAAGCTTTGGAAGAGATGTACCAAGATGCATTAAAAAAAGGCTATCATTTAGTTTTAAATAGTGGATATCGCAGTTATGAAAGTCAAATGGAAATATATGAGGAGTATTTTAGGAAGTATGATAAAATAACTGCTAGTAAATTAGTTTCAAAGCCAGGTTCTAGTGAACATCAATTAGGATTAGGTGTTAATCTTACTAGTCAAAGTGTTGTTGATAAAAAAAGAATGGTATTTGGAGATAGTGATGAGTATAAGTGGGTGGTAAAAAATGCACATAAATATGGCTTTATTTTGAGATATCCTAAAGATCGTTCTTCTTTTACAGGAATTGTTAATGAGCCGTGGCATTTTAGATATGTTGGTAAAAAAATAGCTAAAATAATCTATGATAATGATTGGATATTGGAAGATTATATTTTAAAGTATGGATTTGATTATGAGTTAAAGATGATTAGGTAA
- the trhA gene encoding PAQR family membrane homeostasis protein TrhA → MKRTKLDDRVLPNYTRGEEIFNMVTHIVGGAFGIAVLVLCIVFGAIRGNGYGIVSGIIYGVSMILLYTMSSIYHGLSPNTKGKKVFQIMDHCSIFVLIAGTYTPVVLCSIRPIDPFWGWTIFAVVWIFTIIGIVLNAIDIESNAKFSMICYLVMGWCIVFKFNLLPEAVGFNGVLLLVLGGIAYTAGTVFYVLGDKIRYMHSIWHLWILLGSVLHFLCIILYVI, encoded by the coding sequence ATGAAACGAACAAAGCTTGATGATCGTGTGTTGCCAAATTATACTCGAGGAGAAGAGATATTTAATATGGTAACTCATATTGTGGGAGGGGCATTTGGAATAGCGGTATTAGTGTTATGTATTGTTTTTGGCGCAATTAGAGGTAATGGATATGGAATTGTGTCAGGAATTATATATGGGGTTTCTATGATTTTACTGTATACTATGAGTAGTATTTATCATGGATTATCGCCAAATACTAAAGGCAAAAAAGTGTTTCAAATAATGGATCATTGTTCTATTTTTGTTTTGATTGCAGGTACTTATACGCCGGTAGTATTATGTTCAATTCGACCAATTGATCCATTTTGGGGTTGGACAATTTTTGCTGTTGTTTGGATTTTTACAATTATTGGAATTGTTTTAAATGCGATAGATATTGAAAGTAATGCTAAATTTTCAATGATTTGTTATTTAGTAATGGGATGGTGCATCGTTTTTAAATTTAATTTATTACCAGAAGCAGTAGGTTTTAATGGAGTTTTATTATTAGTGTTAGGTGGAATAGCTTATACTGCAGGAACAGTTTTTTATGTTCTTGGAGATAAAATTCGCTATATGCATAGTATTTGGCATTTGTGGATATTGTTAGGTAGTGTGCTGCATTTTTTATGTATTATCTTGTATGTTATTTAA
- a CDS encoding ABC-F family ATP-binding cassette domain-containing protein, giving the protein MSILNVENVSHDFGGRTILENASFRLLNGEHIGLVGANGEGKSTFLNIITGKITPDAGKIEWCKRITTGYLDQYTVLKPGQTIYEVLQDAFKYYFDLEQEMLSMYEQMANCDSETMEKLMEEVGEIQEILDHGGFYMIDVKIKEIASGLGLNDIGLDKPVDALSGGQRSKVLLTKLLLENPMILILDEPTNYLDEQHINWLINFLKNYDNAFILVSHDITFLNQVINVIYHLEDGILTRYKGDYNYYIQQIELKKRQQEASYQKQQKEIADLEDFIARNKARVATRNMASSRQKKLDKMDLIAKPKEKIKPTFSFLEARTPGKVLFECKDLVIGYNSPLTKPMNIIFERNKKIAIKGVNGLGKTTLLKTLIGMQTPYSGIVEKDPYVEIGFFKQEEAAINKTALEYIWDEFPDRNNGEIRSMLAKCGLTTEHIQSLMKVLSGGENAKVRLCKIMNREANILVLDEPTNHLDVDAKASLQTAIKAFKGAVILVSHEPEFYLPIVDEVINLEECSTKII; this is encoded by the coding sequence ATGAGTATTTTAAATGTTGAAAATGTGAGTCATGATTTTGGTGGAAGAACAATTTTAGAAAATGCAAGTTTTAGGTTATTGAATGGGGAGCATATTGGATTAGTTGGTGCTAATGGAGAAGGTAAATCAACCTTTTTAAATATCATCACTGGTAAGATTACCCCTGATGCTGGTAAAATTGAATGGTGTAAAAGAATTACAACTGGATATTTAGATCAATATACAGTTTTAAAACCAGGTCAAACGATTTATGAAGTGTTACAAGATGCTTTTAAATATTACTTTGATTTAGAACAGGAAATGTTATCGATGTATGAGCAAATGGCAAATTGTGATAGTGAGACAATGGAAAAACTAATGGAAGAAGTTGGTGAAATACAGGAAATATTGGATCATGGTGGTTTTTATATGATTGATGTTAAAATCAAAGAAATTGCAAGTGGTTTGGGTTTAAATGATATTGGTTTAGATAAACCGGTAGATGCATTATCTGGAGGACAACGTTCAAAGGTTTTATTGACTAAGTTATTATTAGAAAATCCTATGATTTTGATTCTTGATGAACCAACTAATTATTTAGATGAGCAGCATATTAATTGGTTAATTAATTTTTTGAAAAATTATGATAACGCATTTATTTTAGTTAGTCATGATATTACTTTTTTAAATCAGGTTATTAATGTTATATATCATTTAGAAGATGGAATTTTAACTAGATACAAAGGAGATTATAATTATTATATACAACAAATTGAATTAAAAAAAAGACAACAAGAAGCAAGTTATCAAAAACAACAAAAGGAAATTGCTGATCTTGAAGATTTTATTGCTCGAAATAAAGCGCGTGTAGCAACTAGAAATATGGCTAGTTCAAGACAGAAAAAGTTAGATAAAATGGATTTGATTGCAAAACCTAAAGAAAAGATTAAACCAACGTTTTCTTTCCTTGAAGCAAGGACACCTGGTAAGGTCTTATTTGAGTGTAAAGATTTGGTAATTGGCTATAATTCACCTTTAACAAAACCAATGAATATTATTTTTGAAAGAAATAAAAAAATTGCGATTAAAGGAGTCAATGGTTTAGGAAAAACAACATTATTAAAAACACTAATTGGTATGCAAACACCATATAGTGGAATAGTAGAAAAAGATCCATATGTTGAAATAGGTTTTTTTAAACAAGAAGAAGCAGCTATAAATAAAACTGCACTAGAATATATATGGGATGAATTTCCAGATCGTAATAATGGTGAAATAAGATCTATGTTAGCAAAATGTGGATTGACAACTGAGCATATTCAATCGTTGATGAAAGTTTTATCCGGTGGTGAAAATGCGAAAGTTAGATTATGTAAAATTATGAATCGTGAAGCTAATATATTAGTCTTAGATGAACCAACAAATCATTTAGATGTTGATGCTAAAGCATCTTTACAAACAGCAATTAAAGCTTTTAAAGGAGCTGTTATTTTAGTTAGTCACGAACCAGAATTTTATTTACCAATAGTAGATGAAGTAATTAATTTAGAAGAATGTTCAACGAAGATAATATAA
- a CDS encoding DNA-3-methyladenine glycosylase I, which yields MVKRCSWVDENSTIYKDYHDHEWGKPVYDDEKLYEMFLLETFQAGLSWITILKKRESFKIAFDNFDVNKIARYDENKIEQLMENKDIIRNRRKIAAAIKNAKIFIEIQNEFGSFSKYLWGFTNYQIIKNQDNMIKTTSALSDEISKDLKKRKMSFVGSVTIYSYLQAVGIVNDHEKSCFCY from the coding sequence ATGGTAAAAAGATGTAGTTGGGTAGATGAAAATTCTACAATATATAAAGATTATCATGATCATGAATGGGGGAAACCTGTTTATGATGATGAAAAGTTATACGAAATGTTTTTATTAGAAACATTTCAAGCAGGATTATCTTGGATTACAATTTTAAAAAAAAGAGAATCTTTTAAAATAGCATTTGATAATTTTGATGTTAATAAAATTGCAAGATATGATGAAAATAAAATTGAGCAGTTAATGGAAAATAAAGATATTATTAGAAATAGACGAAAAATTGCAGCTGCTATTAAAAATGCAAAAATTTTCATTGAGATACAAAATGAATTTGGTAGTTTTTCAAAGTATTTATGGGGTTTTACAAATTATCAGATAATAAAGAATCAAGATAATATGATTAAAACCACATCAGCATTATCTGATGAAATTTCTAAGGATTTGAAAAAAAGGAAAATGAGCTTTGTAGGATCGGTGACAATTTATTCTTATTTACAAGCTGTAGGAATTGTCAATGATCATGAAAAGAGTTGTTTTTGTTATTAG
- a CDS encoding HAD family hydrolase, with amino-acid sequence MDRKYILFDLDGTLTDPMQGITKSVRYALNSFGIEVDDLCKLIPFIGPPLKDSFKEFYRFNEEDAILAVEKYREYYRIDGIFDNKVYEGIEECLKALKKEDKILVLATSKPEVFAKKIMDHFNLSKYFDFIGGSELNGRSKKGEVIEYVLKSMQINFGDAIMVGDRMHDIIGAHEHNLPCIAVEYGYGNVQEFKQYHADYIVKTVNELQKLLCNK; translated from the coding sequence ATGGATAGAAAATATATTTTATTTGATTTAGATGGAACTCTTACGGATCCAATGCAAGGAATTACAAAATCAGTTCGTTATGCCTTAAATAGTTTTGGAATAGAGGTTGATGATTTATGTAAATTGATACCTTTTATTGGACCGCCGTTAAAAGACTCATTTAAGGAATTTTATAGATTTAATGAAGAAGATGCTATTTTAGCAGTTGAAAAATATCGAGAGTATTATCGAATAGATGGTATTTTTGATAATAAAGTTTATGAAGGTATAGAAGAATGTTTAAAAGCATTAAAGAAGGAAGATAAAATTTTAGTCCTTGCAACTTCTAAACCAGAAGTATTTGCAAAAAAGATAATGGATCATTTTAATTTAAGTAAATATTTTGATTTTATTGGTGGTAGTGAATTAAATGGAAGAAGTAAAAAAGGTGAAGTTATTGAATATGTTTTAAAAAGTATGCAAATTAATTTTGGTGATGCAATTATGGTCGGTGATCGTATGCATGATATTATTGGTGCTCATGAACATAATCTTCCATGTATAGCTGTTGAATATGGATATGGAAATGTCCAAGAATTTAAACAATATCATGCTGATTATATTGTTAAAACTGTAAATGAATTGCAAAAATTATTATGTAATAAATAA
- a CDS encoding polysaccharide lyase family 8 super-sandwich domain-containing protein has protein sequence MHDRWLRRVVGENLNLKDEDIAAYVKNIDQEGQELWSSLNKDADRTYLWQRIPSDTVSADYTTQFTKIKKLALAFGVEGTSLYENPELLKDIISAINFMVVDKKYNGSYSTGNWWDWQIGCTQPLVDILMIISDYSNDDTINLATKSIEGYAKRPSIQWPNYTATGANRTDIGLSVLGSAIIAKNDDRMNLVKDEVPDVMKLVTSGDGLYKDGSVIQHTKHAYTGSYGNELLKGVGKIKSIISGTDFDILDPRIENVYNTVLNGYIPLIHKGQMMSMVNGRSISRAPGTNPFTTEFAAGSETISNIMLLASGASDVYKNQFEAAVKYWLTESQGYYDFYANARDFDALLGAKEIMNDSSIKPSIYTGMKVYGSMDRVVQVNENYTAGLSMYSSRIYNYEFGNTENKHGWHTGSGVLYIYNDDLKQYGEGYWPTVDPYRLPGTTVDTKELADGAGYNKTSPQSWIGGTTNGTNGTAAMYYNSTNLGLGMDLKAQKSWFFLNGMIVNLGTNITGSTSASIETTVENRMMTSDENKISINGVNWDETKESKTLDNGSYVHFTGTGEGNDIGYYFIKGGNVDFAKDTRTGRYDDINEYFVNDINYTNTFFKMGINHGQNANNDSYEYVILPGSSEAELENFAKNNTIEVVRNDTDVQAIKDSVNGIFAMNVWTMDPVTVEGITVNDSASIYTETKDGIMTINVSDPKQKNVTLNVKLEKGYENVIQKDDTVTINEDGSFTIDTTKSAGATHTIVVNLEKTDKTALGIAIDLANQANLDNVIPAVVEEFNAALQEAKDVYNNVNATQKEVNNAFDRLAKAMHMLDFKQGDKTALKAFIDKVTGLDSSKYTESTWTAFDKKLTEANVIYNDVNAMQEEVNTAYSELVTAFLNLRLIPDKSLLGDLINQAEGLDSANYTKASFDGLTKALNEAKVVFENPNASQVEVDSAKATLEKAIAELQANSSTSSNVDNTVSTSVNNADSTSVKTGDKSLVGMFATITLLSVAGYTLLKRKENN, from the coding sequence ATGCATGATCGCTGGTTACGTCGTGTAGTTGGTGAAAACTTAAATCTTAAAGATGAAGACATTGCTGCATATGTCAAGAATATTGATCAAGAAGGTCAAGAATTATGGTCATCTTTAAATAAAGATGCAGATCGTACTTATTTATGGCAAAGGATCCCAAGTGATACTGTTTCAGCTGATTATACTACTCAATTTACTAAAATAAAAAAATTAGCACTTGCTTTTGGTGTTGAAGGTACTTCATTATATGAAAATCCTGAATTATTAAAAGATATTATTAGTGCAATTAACTTTATGGTAGTAGATAAAAAATATAATGGTAGCTATTCAACTGGAAACTGGTGGGATTGGCAAATTGGATGTACTCAACCATTAGTTGATATTTTAATGATCATTTCTGATTATAGTAATGATGATACAATTAATTTAGCTACAAAGAGTATTGAAGGATATGCAAAAAGACCATCTATTCAATGGCCAAATTACACTGCAACTGGTGCAAATCGTACTGATATTGGTCTTTCTGTTTTAGGAAGTGCAATTATTGCTAAAAATGATGACCGTATGAATTTAGTTAAAGATGAAGTTCCAGATGTTATGAAGTTAGTAACTTCTGGTGATGGTCTATATAAAGATGGTTCAGTAATTCAACATACAAAACATGCTTATACTGGAAGTTATGGTAATGAATTATTAAAAGGTGTTGGAAAAATAAAATCTATTATTTCTGGCACAGATTTTGATATTTTAGATCCACGTATTGAAAATGTTTATAATACTGTATTAAATGGATATATTCCTTTAATACATAAAGGGCAAATGATGTCTATGGTAAATGGTCGTAGTATCTCTAGAGCACCTGGTACAAATCCATTTACAACTGAATTTGCTGCTGGTTCTGAAACTATTTCTAATATTATGTTACTTGCTAGCGGTGCTAGTGATGTTTATAAAAATCAATTTGAAGCAGCTGTTAAATATTGGTTAACTGAAAGTCAAGGTTATTATGATTTTTATGCTAATGCTAGAGATTTTGATGCTCTATTAGGGGCAAAAGAAATTATGAATGACTCTAGTATCAAGCCATCAATTTATACTGGAATGAAAGTATATGGATCAATGGATCGTGTTGTTCAAGTAAATGAAAATTATACTGCGGGATTAAGTATGTATTCTTCTCGTATTTATAATTATGAATTTGGTAATACAGAAAATAAACATGGTTGGCACACAGGTTCTGGTGTTTTATATATTTATAATGATGATTTAAAACAATATGGTGAAGGATATTGGCCTACCGTTGATCCATATCGTTTACCTGGAACAACTGTAGACACTAAAGAATTAGCAGATGGTGCTGGATATAATAAAACTTCACCACAATCTTGGATTGGTGGTACAACAAATGGTACAAATGGTACCGCAGCAATGTATTACAATTCAACAAATCTAGGATTAGGAATGGACTTAAAGGCCCAAAAATCTTGGTTCTTTTTAAATGGAATGATTGTGAATTTAGGAACAAATATCACAGGTTCTACTTCTGCAAGCATTGAAACAACTGTAGAAAATCGTATGATGACAAGTGATGAAAACAAAATTTCAATTAATGGAGTTAATTGGGATGAAACTAAAGAAAGTAAAACATTAGATAATGGTTCATATGTTCACTTTACTGGTACTGGTGAAGGTAATGATATTGGATATTATTTTATTAAAGGTGGAAATGTTGACTTTGCTAAAGATACAAGAACTGGTAGATATGATGATATAAATGAATATTTTGTAAATGACATTAATTATACAAATACATTCTTTAAAATGGGTATCAATCATGGTCAAAATGCAAATAATGATAGTTATGAATATGTTATCTTACCAGGAAGTAGTGAAGCTGAGCTTGAAAACTTTGCAAAAAATAACACAATTGAAGTAGTACGTAATGATACTGATGTTCAAGCAATTAAAGATAGTGTAAATGGTATATTTGCAATGAATGTATGGACTATGGATCCAGTTACTGTAGAAGGTATTACTGTAAATGATTCGGCATCTATTTATACTGAAACAAAAGATGGTATCATGACAATTAATGTTAGTGATCCAAAACAAAAAAATGTTACTTTAAATGTCAAATTAGAAAAAGGTTATGAAAATGTAATCCAAAAAGATGATACAGTAACTATTAATGAGGACGGAAGCTTTACAATTGATACTACTAAAAGTGCTGGAGCAACACATACAATTGTTGTAAACTTAGAAAAAACAGACAAAACAGCGTTAGGTATCGCTATCGATCTAGCAAACCAAGCTAATTTAGATAACGTAATTCCTGCTGTAGTAGAAGAATTCAATGCAGCATTACAAGAAGCTAAAGATGTATATAATAATGTAAATGCAACTCAAAAAGAAGTAAATAATGCATTTGATAGACTTGCTAAAGCAATGCATATGTTAGACTTTAAACAAGGTGATAAAACAGCATTAAAAGCATTCATCGATAAAGTTACCGGATTAGATTCATCTAAATATACAGAAAGTACATGGACAGCATTTGATAAGAAATTAACTGAAGCAAATGTTATATATAACGATGTAAATGCAATGCAAGAAGAAGTAAATACAGCTTACAGTGAATTAGTAACAGCATTCTTGAATTTAAGATTAATTCCAGATAAGAGTTTATTAGGAGATTTAATCAATCAAGCAGAAGGATTAGACAGTGCAAATTATACAAAAGCATCATTTGATGGATTAACAAAAGCATTAAATGAAGCAAAAGTAGTATTTGAAAATCCAAATGCTTCACAAGTTGAAGTAGATAGTGCAAAAGCTACATTAGAAAAAGCAATTGCAGAATTACAGGCTAATTCAAGTACATCATCAAATGTAGATAACACAGTAAGTACATCAGTAAATAACGCTGATAGTACAAGTGTTAAAACAGGTGATAAAAGCTTAGTAGGAATGTTTGCAACAATAACATTATTAAGTGTAGCAGGATACACATTATTAAAAAGAAAAGAAAACAACTAA
- a CDS encoding Ig-like domain-containing protein, whose amino-acid sequence MWNHSNGKQYSTSIYELEVYKEFNIENIEILNKYDVISTGETFQLETKISPDVAAHKKLAYTSSDENILQVDETGKVTAIAAGKATITVMAKDNPEIKTQKTIRVVDGPIKALEFRFDATDINLSTRDTRFLEYTVYPENAVNKDVAVTWTSSNPEVAALNKMEK is encoded by the coding sequence ATGTGGAATCATAGCAATGGTAAACAATACAGTACTAGTATTTATGAATTAGAAGTATATAAAGAATTTAATATTGAAAATATTGAAATCTTAAATAAATATGATGTAATTTCTACTGGAGAAACTTTCCAATTAGAAACAAAAATATCACCTGATGTAGCTGCACACAAAAAACTTGCATATACAAGTAGTGATGAAAATATTCTTCAAGTAGATGAAACTGGAAAAGTAACAGCAATTGCTGCTGGAAAAGCAACAATTACAGTTATGGCTAAAGACAATCCAGAAATAAAAACTCAAAAAACAATTCGTGTGGTTGATGGTCCTATTAAAGCGTTAGAATTTCGATTTGATGCAACTGATATAAATCTTTCAACACGCGATACACGTTTTTTAGAATATACAGTTTATCCAGAAAATGCTGTAAACAAAGATGTGGCTGTAACTTGGACAAGCAGTAATCCTGAAGTTGCCGCATTGAACAAAATGGAAAAATAA